In the uncultured Methanobacterium sp. genome, one interval contains:
- a CDS encoding CapA family protein encodes MVKKVYLVVILFIVILISFSAFYIFQNHRESEKSAPDNSNITIFLTGDVMFDFAVDSLLDDGVDPFGDFESLFKTSDMVVINLEAPFTNSSKNLKTVIPVKADPEHASLLKENNIKVACLANNHIMDYGETGLNDTLKTLKSYNITTVGAGDNLPEAVKPAYFVVDNRTIAILNYFDTSTFQEFSTSELPPATSNSSGFAPADWNVIKENIDQAKKNANIVIVVFHYGNEYSTVPNEYQKNISRKCIDEGADMVVGSHPHVVQGAESYRGKVILYSLGNFVFDQTNPSPKESMAVKFQDLNGNLSAIIYPFRMTNSCPRFMDNESSEAFLKDLKAQSDADIKIEDGVGIINIEKS; translated from the coding sequence ATGGTTAAAAAAGTTTACCTGGTCGTTATTTTATTTATTGTGATTTTAATATCATTTTCAGCATTCTACATCTTCCAAAATCACCGCGAATCTGAAAAATCAGCCCCAGATAATTCAAATATAACCATTTTTTTAACTGGTGATGTTATGTTTGATTTTGCAGTTGATTCCCTTCTTGATGATGGTGTTGACCCCTTTGGAGATTTTGAATCTCTTTTTAAGACATCCGATATGGTGGTTATTAATCTGGAAGCTCCATTTACCAACTCCAGTAAGAACTTAAAAACGGTTATTCCAGTGAAAGCAGACCCAGAACACGCATCATTACTCAAAGAGAATAATATTAAGGTGGCCTGTCTTGCAAACAATCACATCATGGATTATGGTGAAACTGGGCTTAATGATACCCTAAAAACTCTGAAAAGTTATAATATCACCACAGTAGGTGCTGGTGATAACCTCCCTGAGGCAGTTAAACCTGCCTATTTTGTAGTTGATAACCGTACAATTGCTATCTTGAATTATTTTGATACAAGCACCTTCCAGGAATTTTCCACTTCAGAGTTACCCCCAGCCACCAGTAACAGCTCTGGATTTGCACCGGCAGATTGGAACGTGATTAAAGAAAACATAGATCAGGCCAAGAAAAATGCAAACATTGTTATCGTGGTTTTCCACTATGGAAATGAGTACTCAACAGTACCCAATGAATATCAGAAGAATATATCCAGAAAATGTATAGATGAAGGTGCAGATATGGTTGTGGGAAGCCATCCCCATGTAGTTCAAGGAGCAGAAAGTTACAGGGGTAAGGTGATCTTATACAGTTTAGGGAACTTTGTTTTCGACCAGACCAATCCTTCCCCTAAAGAATCAATGGCTGTGAAGTTCCAGGACTTAAACGGAAATTTAAGTGCAATAATATACCCCTTCCGCATGACCAATTCATGCCCCCGTTTCATGGATAATGAAAGTTCTGAAGCATTTTTAAAAGATTTAAAGGCACAATCTGATGCAGATATAAAGATCGAAGATGGTGTGGGAATTATAAACATTGAAAAGTCATGA
- a CDS encoding TetR/AcrR family transcriptional regulator: MKEKEQKILDTSLKLFVEKGFHGTSTAEIAKTAGVATGTLFHYFKTKEELIDRLYIYTKESILEEVQGDYDESNPFKENVKSLWLKFVCLGIKDPYKFNFIMTFHCSPYITAFTKGRIEEKFVELLEIYKKGFEEGEIKEIYDELLMDYFWGNILNTIMHFEKNPEKMNQENVDLSFELFWDGISR; the protein is encoded by the coding sequence TTGAAGGAAAAAGAACAGAAAATACTGGATACCTCCCTTAAACTCTTTGTAGAGAAGGGTTTTCACGGTACTTCCACCGCTGAAATTGCAAAAACTGCAGGAGTAGCTACAGGTACGCTTTTCCATTATTTCAAGACCAAAGAAGAACTCATTGACCGCCTTTATATTTACACCAAGGAAAGTATACTGGAAGAGGTTCAGGGGGATTATGATGAGAGCAACCCATTTAAAGAAAATGTTAAATCATTATGGTTGAAATTTGTGTGTTTGGGAATCAAAGACCCTTATAAATTCAATTTTATAATGACATTCCACTGTTCTCCCTACATTACCGCATTTACCAAGGGAAGAATTGAGGAAAAATTTGTGGAACTGCTTGAAATTTATAAAAAAGGATTTGAAGAGGGTGAAATTAAGGAAATCTACGATGAACTTCTCATGGATTATTTCTGGGGTAACATACTCAACACCATAATGCACTTTGAGAAAAACCCTGAAAAAATGAATCAAGAGAACGTAGACCTTTCCTTTGAACTATTCTGGGATGGAATATCAAGGTAA
- a CDS encoding DJ-1/PfpI family protein: protein MREIVTILFDEFETLDVFGPVEILGRLEENFHLNFYSLKGGIIKISQDVPVWTNPLHSLNLKNYILMIPGGIGTRKLVEDEIFLECLKTLSLDAEYVLTICTGSILLAKTGFLDGKNATTNKRVFKWTQQFPNVNWVHKARWVKEGNIYTSSGVSAGMDMTLGFVADLLGYEVAKEQSIQIEYSWQEDSRWDPFSINY from the coding sequence ATGCGCGAAATAGTAACCATCCTGTTTGATGAATTTGAAACTCTGGATGTTTTTGGCCCTGTTGAAATCCTGGGAAGACTTGAAGAAAATTTTCACCTAAATTTTTATTCTCTTAAGGGCGGGATCATTAAAATCAGCCAGGATGTGCCGGTTTGGACTAATCCCTTGCATTCCCTAAACCTGAAGAATTATATCCTTATGATTCCCGGTGGAATTGGCACCCGCAAATTAGTGGAGGATGAGATTTTCCTGGAATGTCTTAAAACTTTGTCTCTTGATGCAGAATACGTTTTAACCATCTGTACTGGCTCCATACTCCTTGCAAAAACCGGTTTTTTAGATGGTAAAAATGCCACCACCAATAAAAGAGTATTCAAATGGACCCAACAATTTCCAAATGTGAATTGGGTTCATAAAGCTCGCTGGGTTAAGGAGGGCAATATTTACACCAGTTCAGGAGTAAGTGCTGGAATGGATATGACCCTTGGATTTGTTGCTGATTTATTGGGGTATGAAGTGGCCAAAGAGCAGAGTATCCAGATTGAGTACAGCTGGCAAGAAGATTCCCGTTGGGATCCTTTTTCTATAAATTACTGA
- a CDS encoding aldo/keto reductase, giving the protein MQYRKNEKNGDEISALGFGAMRLATKNGRIEKEKAKEQIYYAIDHGVNFIDTAYPYHGGASESFLGEILQNEYREKVKLCTKMPSWSIKKYEDMEKFLETQLDKLQTDYIDYYLIHSLGKGSFQRLKDLGVLEFLEKAKKEGKINNIGFSFHDNGDAFKDIVDAYPWDACLIQYNYLDEKTQAGTEGVQYAHSQGISVFIMEPLKGGILADVPEEAQKIWDSAPVQRNPADWALRWVLNHPEVTCVISGMGELNQVKENIQVAEETLPGSLSEDELKLYDEVKQVYRDLMKINCTSCGYCMPCPRGVDIPTCFEIYNHKYMFKTRGTSFTYLTRLGGVFSGNESHAGLCNGCGKCVRACPQKLEIPTLLDDVSKELGGVGFSYRVKIGKAVLVPLFDAFISLSSRFSRSGN; this is encoded by the coding sequence ATGCAGTACAGGAAAAATGAGAAAAATGGTGATGAAATATCCGCACTGGGCTTTGGGGCCATGCGTCTAGCTACCAAGAACGGGAGGATTGAAAAGGAAAAGGCGAAAGAACAGATATATTACGCAATAGATCATGGGGTGAACTTCATTGACACCGCCTACCCATACCATGGCGGAGCCAGTGAATCCTTTTTAGGGGAAATCCTCCAAAATGAGTACAGGGAAAAGGTGAAACTATGTACCAAAATGCCCTCCTGGTCCATAAAAAAATATGAAGACATGGAGAAGTTCTTGGAAACCCAGCTGGACAAACTGCAGACAGACTACATTGACTATTACCTGATTCACAGCCTGGGGAAAGGTAGCTTCCAAAGACTTAAAGACCTGGGAGTCCTGGAATTTTTAGAAAAAGCCAAAAAAGAAGGGAAGATCAATAACATCGGATTCTCATTCCATGATAATGGTGATGCCTTTAAAGATATTGTGGATGCTTACCCCTGGGATGCCTGTTTAATCCAGTACAATTATCTGGATGAGAAAACCCAGGCCGGAACCGAAGGTGTGCAGTACGCCCACTCCCAGGGGATCAGTGTGTTCATAATGGAACCATTGAAAGGAGGTATCCTGGCGGACGTACCAGAAGAAGCCCAGAAGATATGGGATAGTGCACCGGTTCAGAGGAACCCCGCAGATTGGGCTTTAAGATGGGTGTTAAATCATCCTGAAGTAACCTGTGTGATCTCCGGGATGGGGGAATTAAACCAAGTTAAAGAGAATATTCAGGTGGCAGAAGAAACCCTGCCCGGTAGTCTCAGTGAAGATGAATTAAAACTTTACGATGAGGTTAAACAGGTTTATCGGGATCTTATGAAGATCAACTGTACTTCCTGCGGTTACTGCATGCCCTGCCCACGAGGAGTGGATATTCCCACATGTTTTGAGATCTACAACCACAAGTACATGTTCAAAACCAGAGGAACCTCATTCACTTATCTGACAAGACTGGGTGGTGTTTTCAGCGGGAATGAATCTCATGCAGGACTCTGTAATGGTTGTGGGAAGTGTGTTAGGGCCTGCCCCCAGAAACTGGAAATTCCCACCCTTTTAGATGATGTTTCCAAGGAACTGGGAGGAGTGGGATTCAGCTACCGGGTGAAAATTGGTAAAGCCGTTTTGGTGCCCCTTTTTGATGCATTCATTTCACTCAGCTCCAGATTTTCCAGATCGGGTAATTAG
- a CDS encoding MATE family efflux transporter: MNTDNQSSKDVDQRISMVTGEPKRAIRVLAMPMVISMFLIMAYNLADSIWVAGLGPNALAALGFINPLFMIVIGLGNGLGAGAMSLIARCIGAKNKKGADNAAMHSLLLTIAVSAGVTVVLLLFLKPILLLMGAGVTVDLAMQYGQIVFGGLIFFMFSNVASGILRAEGDVNRPMYAIAATTVLNIFLDPIFIYYFGWGVSGAAWATIISSSISCVVLIYWLLLKRDTYVSFSRKDFKASWNVVKNILMVALPASVESLVMSILGIILNFMLVITGGAEAVAVYTAGWRVVMMAMIPPIGIGTAAITVGGAAYGARKYENLSTALSYSAKLGVGIALVTATLTYLFAGSIATIFTYSPESAFMAPSIAAFLQVMFIFFITVPLGITASSIFQAMGKGFTSLILTVLREVVFVAFFAYLFAFTLGFGSSGVWWGIVVGGGLGCAVAYIWATIYVRRLKRNY; this comes from the coding sequence ATGAATACTGATAATCAAAGTTCAAAAGATGTGGATCAGCGTATCTCCATGGTTACGGGGGAACCTAAACGGGCAATCAGGGTACTGGCAATGCCCATGGTCATTTCTATGTTCTTGATCATGGCTTACAACTTGGCAGATAGTATATGGGTTGCCGGTCTTGGACCAAATGCCCTGGCTGCGTTAGGTTTCATCAACCCTCTTTTTATGATAGTGATAGGTTTGGGTAATGGTCTGGGGGCAGGGGCAATGTCATTGATCGCCCGATGCATAGGTGCCAAGAATAAAAAAGGTGCAGATAATGCGGCAATGCATTCATTACTACTCACAATTGCGGTATCTGCGGGAGTAACAGTTGTCCTGTTGTTATTCTTAAAACCCATCCTGCTACTGATGGGTGCAGGTGTTACAGTAGATCTGGCAATGCAATACGGTCAGATAGTATTCGGGGGTCTTATTTTCTTCATGTTCTCCAACGTAGCTTCCGGTATTCTACGGGCAGAGGGGGATGTGAATCGGCCAATGTATGCCATTGCAGCCACTACCGTCCTGAATATATTTTTGGACCCTATATTCATATACTACTTTGGATGGGGAGTAAGTGGGGCAGCCTGGGCTACCATAATTTCCAGTTCCATCTCTTGTGTGGTCCTGATCTACTGGTTACTGTTAAAAAGAGATACTTATGTCTCTTTCTCGAGAAAAGACTTCAAAGCGAGTTGGAATGTGGTTAAAAATATTTTGATGGTAGCACTACCAGCCAGTGTTGAATCACTGGTCATGTCTATACTGGGAATAATCTTAAACTTCATGCTGGTTATAACCGGGGGAGCAGAGGCAGTTGCAGTCTACACTGCGGGTTGGAGAGTGGTTATGATGGCCATGATACCACCAATTGGAATTGGAACCGCCGCCATCACTGTTGGTGGAGCAGCATACGGGGCCCGTAAATATGAAAACCTATCCACGGCTTTAAGTTATTCTGCCAAGTTAGGAGTGGGAATAGCCCTGGTTACTGCTACATTAACCTATCTATTCGCCGGGAGTATAGCCACTATATTCACCTACTCCCCGGAAAGTGCCTTCATGGCACCATCCATAGCAGCTTTCCTTCAGGTGATGTTCATATTCTTCATCACCGTTCCACTGGGAATCACTGCAAGCTCTATATTCCAGGCAATGGGTAAAGGATTCACCTCCCTGATACTAACAGTATTGAGAGAAGTGGTATTTGTTGCCTTCTTCGCCTATCTATTCGCCTTCACACTGGGATTTGGATCCTCAGGTGTCTGGTGGGGAATAGTAGTCGGAGGAGGACTGGGATGTGCAGTGGCCTATATCTGGGCTACTATATACGTAAGACGTCTTAAAAGAAATTATTAA
- a CDS encoding carboxymuconolactone decarboxylase family protein, which translates to MAEFVKDKIRQSVSDREKLSSRFLENCSTYASFLELEKKAFTEGSISRKNKELMALAISIVTKCEPCIEWHVQQAHIAGASDEEIYETIDVAIEMGGGPAAAYSRFALNALDFHRD; encoded by the coding sequence ATGGCAGAATTTGTTAAAGATAAAATCAGGCAAAGTGTCAGTGATCGGGAAAAATTAAGTTCCCGTTTTTTGGAAAACTGCTCAACATATGCTTCTTTCCTGGAACTGGAAAAGAAAGCATTTACCGAGGGTAGTATTTCACGCAAAAACAAGGAGCTGATGGCCCTGGCCATATCCATTGTAACTAAATGCGAACCCTGTATTGAATGGCATGTTCAACAGGCTCATATTGCTGGTGCATCAGATGAGGAAATATATGAAACCATTGATGTGGCTATAGAAATGGGAGGGGGTCCTGCTGCAGCTTATTCCAGATTCGCTTTAAATGCACTTGATTTTCATAGAGACTGA
- a CDS encoding PAS domain S-box protein: MKLSLGESNTKSKPLIMVILVALACILTYYFHFILRTGIVFSQFYYIPVIISAFWWKRKGIWVAFFLAFVLISSELISPIDPLIIQLYRVMILILVSVIIIFISERIEKSQIELAESEEKYRNIVETTHEGVLTGDTDGNILYVNQRMCDLFRYKKEEVLNHNIFKFVDENKRHILVEVRKKLLKGEKVTFTPEFRRKDGSILWTLAQASPLYDGQGNHVSNLFMHSDITELKQTQKALEDSHSQLEKKVEQRTRELTESEEKYRTLFDKDPDYNLLIDVDGVIVEINKALTNLLGLSKNELVGKNFTELGEMEPEYIPFILGKLSLLLEGNVIEPFEIKFKDKNDDIHWGLVHITPIVDNGRINHVLVIATDITGQKIAENEIKTSLMEKEALLREIHHRVNNNMQIISSLLNLQKEYVREDETRDVLQDSQSRVKSMAMVHEKLYLSGDLSHINFKQYTEKLVSDIFYTYESQIGRIRPIFNLEHVELNMETAIPLGLIINELVANSLKFAFPNNEKGSITVDMKIKNDEYTLIVADDGIGFPADIDFKKTNSLGLQLVNNLVNQLDGEITMDRSHGTAYKITFKELNYKERLDLNNKVK; encoded by the coding sequence TTGAAGTTAAGTTTGGGTGAATCAAATACCAAATCTAAACCTTTGATTATGGTTATTTTAGTAGCCCTAGCTTGCATTTTAACATATTATTTTCACTTTATTCTAAGAACAGGGATAGTATTCTCTCAGTTTTATTATATTCCGGTTATTATTTCTGCATTCTGGTGGAAAAGGAAGGGAATATGGGTCGCTTTCTTCCTGGCGTTTGTTCTTATTTCCTCTGAGTTAATAAGCCCCATTGATCCATTGATTATTCAACTGTATAGGGTTATGATATTAATTTTAGTAAGCGTAATTATCATTTTCATAAGTGAAAGAATTGAAAAATCCCAGATTGAACTGGCTGAAAGTGAAGAAAAATACCGTAACATAGTAGAAACAACACATGAAGGTGTTTTAACTGGGGATACGGATGGAAATATCCTGTATGTTAACCAGAGGATGTGTGATTTGTTTAGGTATAAAAAAGAGGAGGTACTGAACCATAATATTTTTAAATTCGTGGATGAAAATAAAAGGCATATCTTAGTTGAAGTCAGGAAAAAACTCCTAAAAGGTGAAAAGGTTACCTTTACTCCGGAATTCCGTAGGAAAGATGGTTCCATATTATGGACCTTGGCCCAGGCATCCCCCTTATACGATGGACAGGGAAATCATGTGAGTAATCTTTTCATGCACAGTGACATCACCGAACTTAAACAAACCCAAAAAGCCCTTGAAGACTCACATTCTCAATTAGAGAAAAAAGTAGAACAACGCACCCGAGAATTAACCGAAAGTGAAGAAAAATACAGAACTCTTTTTGATAAAGACCCGGATTATAACTTGCTCATAGATGTGGATGGTGTAATAGTTGAAATAAATAAAGCATTAACCAATCTGCTGGGTTTATCTAAAAATGAGTTAGTTGGTAAGAATTTTACAGAATTGGGAGAAATGGAACCAGAATATATACCATTTATTTTAGGGAAATTATCCCTTTTATTGGAGGGAAATGTTATAGAACCATTTGAAATTAAGTTTAAAGATAAAAATGATGATATTCATTGGGGTTTGGTACATATAACTCCTATTGTGGATAATGGGAGAATTAATCATGTTTTAGTGATTGCAACGGATATTACGGGGCAAAAAATTGCTGAAAACGAAATTAAAACATCTTTAATGGAAAAAGAAGCGCTGTTAAGGGAAATTCATCATAGGGTAAATAACAACATGCAGATCATCTCCAGTTTACTAAACCTTCAAAAAGAGTATGTAAGGGAAGATGAGACAAGAGATGTTCTCCAGGACAGTCAAAGTAGGGTTAAATCCATGGCTATGGTCCATGAAAAACTGTACCTGTCCGGTGATCTTAGCCACATTAACTTTAAACAGTACACTGAAAAACTGGTTTCAGACATATTTTACACCTATGAATCACAAATTGGTAGAATCAGGCCTATTTTTAATCTGGAACACGTTGAACTTAACATGGAAACAGCTATACCTTTAGGTTTAATAATTAACGAACTGGTGGCCAACAGTCTTAAATTTGCGTTTCCAAATAATGAGAAAGGTTCTATTACAGTTGATATGAAAATTAAAAATGATGAATACACCCTGATAGTAGCTGATGATGGGATAGGTTTCCCTGCTGATATTGATTTTAAGAAAACTAATTCCTTAGGTTTGCAACTGGTTAACAATTTGGTAAATCAACTTGATGGTGAAATAACCATGGATAGGAGTCATGGAACAGCATATAAAATCACCTTCAAAGAGTTAAATTACAAAGAACGGTTGGATCTTAACAATAAAGTTAAATAA
- a CDS encoding PsbP-related protein codes for MVSSREKIGIIIVIILIISLIAYNFTKTGGIEQNTPVNTSFFSANGVSFEYPSSWRITTEKQDDDTFIVGLKDDSSLFKMPPFQLQITPNYGISEEGLKKQLENTVPSDGWSKVSNSTIIIDGKTAYLEVFNVKSIWPPVWDDKLEIITLANNNSTYTILLEAPQDQFNKEHFDILLNSFKIE; via the coding sequence ATGGTATCCTCCCGGGAAAAAATCGGAATAATCATTGTCATCATTTTAATTATCAGCCTTATTGCCTACAACTTTACAAAAACTGGCGGAATAGAACAAAACACTCCAGTGAATACTTCATTTTTCTCTGCGAATGGAGTTAGCTTTGAGTATCCCTCATCATGGAGAATAACCACTGAAAAACAGGACGATGATACGTTCATTGTGGGACTTAAGGATGACTCTTCGTTATTCAAAATGCCACCATTCCAATTGCAGATAACCCCTAATTATGGTATATCTGAAGAAGGTTTGAAAAAACAGCTGGAGAATACTGTTCCCAGTGATGGTTGGAGTAAAGTTTCAAATTCAACGATCATTATAGATGGAAAGACTGCTTACCTGGAAGTTTTTAATGTTAAAAGCATCTGGCCACCAGTATGGGATGATAAACTGGAAATCATTACCCTGGCCAACAATAACAGTACTTACACCATACTTCTTGAAGCACCCCAAGACCAGTTCAATAAAGAACACTTCGACATCCTATTAAACAGTTTCAAAATAGAATAA
- a CDS encoding NAD(P)/FAD-dependent oxidoreductase, which yields MYDVIVIGAGPAGCIAAKKLGESGYKVLLTEKMSLPREKSCSGILIPKSIQMIEKEFGKIPESVFSHPRISQGIIINSTHGEEYRFESEGYNIWRNLFDQWMGLKAEDAGCTLQTLTAATGCEEEKDHVRVTFAKIPARNHARFLENGSPEIFHEKARMVIACDGASSRIKRDILKSPSNHIITYQTFCKGSIGLDYGFFHAFLDQQFSQYDAWFNVKDDYLIIGVGVKDASLMKHYHSKFVSYLKSHYHARISPFEREEVGLMPYITPEFPVNLGKGRVIFAGDAAHLLNPMGEGISSALASGSAASEAIKTELGSESDINSQNVLNRYESNLKGEIEYMMRQWKFLSTISPEFRNFY from the coding sequence TTGTACGACGTTATAGTGATCGGAGCAGGGCCTGCTGGTTGTATTGCTGCTAAAAAATTAGGAGAATCAGGTTACAAAGTTTTATTAACCGAAAAAATGAGTTTACCCCGGGAAAAGTCATGTTCAGGCATTCTCATACCAAAATCAATCCAGATGATAGAAAAAGAGTTTGGGAAAATACCAGAGTCTGTTTTCTCCCATCCCAGGATTAGTCAGGGAATTATAATTAACAGCACCCATGGGGAGGAGTACCGGTTTGAAAGTGAAGGTTACAATATCTGGAGGAACTTATTCGACCAGTGGATGGGCCTTAAAGCAGAAGACGCCGGTTGCACCCTCCAAACACTGACTGCAGCAACTGGTTGTGAAGAAGAAAAGGACCATGTCAGGGTAACCTTCGCCAAAATACCTGCCCGAAACCATGCCCGGTTTTTAGAAAATGGAAGCCCTGAAATCTTTCATGAGAAGGCCAGGATGGTGATAGCCTGTGATGGTGCATCCAGCAGGATAAAAAGGGATATTTTAAAATCACCCTCAAATCACATAATCACCTATCAAACCTTCTGTAAGGGTAGTATTGGCCTTGATTATGGGTTTTTCCATGCCTTTTTAGATCAGCAATTTTCACAGTACGATGCATGGTTCAATGTAAAGGATGATTACCTGATTATTGGTGTGGGGGTTAAAGATGCTTCTTTAATGAAACATTACCATTCTAAATTTGTTTCATATCTAAAATCACATTACCATGCGCGGATAAGTCCCTTTGAAAGGGAAGAAGTGGGCTTAATGCCATATATCACTCCAGAATTCCCGGTGAACCTGGGAAAAGGCAGGGTGATTTTTGCAGGGGATGCTGCCCATCTTTTAAATCCCATGGGTGAAGGAATATCCAGTGCCCTGGCCAGTGGTTCTGCTGCATCTGAGGCCATTAAAACCGAACTTGGATCTGAAAGTGATATAAATTCACAGAACGTGTTGAATAGGTATGAGAGTAACTTAAAAGGAGAAATTGAGTACATGATGAGGCAGTGGAAGTTTTTAAGTACTATTTCACCAGAGTTCAGGAATTTTTATTGA
- a CDS encoding SAM-dependent methyltransferase: MGIKYESVVPWGRSYPEYVAMFNLTPSDLNKSILSCGDGPASFNSSMNQKGKNVVSIDPVYSLSRTEIEKRIDETCKIVMAQTKNNQDKFEWSGIGSVEELFKIRIESMKEFLSDYEVGKHANRYITAELPFLPFESNEFDLSLSSHFLFLYTENLSLEFHLKSIDEMLRVSKEVRIFPLLDMNAITSPYVNQVIDGFSRKGYDVETVRVNYEFQKGGNLMLKIIK; the protein is encoded by the coding sequence ATGGGAATTAAATATGAATCAGTGGTTCCATGGGGGCGATCTTACCCAGAATATGTTGCCATGTTCAATTTAACCCCATCTGACTTAAATAAATCAATCTTAAGTTGTGGGGATGGACCTGCCAGTTTTAATAGCTCAATGAACCAGAAAGGGAAAAACGTGGTTTCTATTGATCCAGTTTATAGTTTAAGTAGAACTGAAATTGAAAAGAGGATAGATGAAACTTGCAAGATAGTTATGGCTCAAACTAAAAATAACCAGGACAAGTTTGAATGGTCTGGAATTGGAAGTGTGGAGGAACTGTTTAAAATACGAATTGAATCCATGAAAGAATTTCTTTCAGATTATGAAGTAGGTAAACATGCCAATCGGTACATAACAGCAGAATTGCCTTTTTTACCATTTGAATCTAATGAATTCGATTTATCCTTGTCTTCTCATTTTCTATTTTTATATACCGAAAACCTATCACTGGAATTTCACTTAAAATCCATTGATGAAATGTTAAGAGTGTCAAAAGAAGTTAGAATCTTCCCGTTATTAGATATGAATGCCATAACATCCCCCTATGTTAACCAAGTCATTGATGGGTTTTCTCGAAAGGGTTATGATGTGGAAACAGTGCGGGTTAACTATGAATTCCAAAAAGGTGGGAATTTAATGCTAAAAATAATAAAGTAA
- a CDS encoding DUF4013 domain-containing protein codes for MDLKEIIGNSLKYPLSDLKKFLILGIITLITSISPIIQSFGVTDFMVVWILILIGFVIGFFVDGYFLKILKSSLDDLSKPPVFGNWKIMLTDGLKVYLISFVYCLPAILMIIYFIQGSFDYLVNYLSMMGMDLNYLLTGLFESKIGLMFLNFMSVLGEFPIMIPEGSTALIGILYMVAVAPLFFMALVHMANYDGDLKTAFRFNEIINEIGEIGWGKLIFWYVTMVIIFFALLTLLNLVNFLFPANLVSFNVFTVLYSFLVAYLVMFFARSSALLYISE; via the coding sequence ATGGATCTAAAGGAAATAATAGGGAATTCTCTAAAATATCCCCTTTCAGATTTGAAAAAATTTTTGATCTTGGGAATTATCACTCTAATCACAAGCATATCTCCCATTATCCAATCATTCGGTGTAACAGATTTCATGGTAGTGTGGATTTTAATATTAATTGGATTTGTGATTGGATTTTTCGTTGATGGTTATTTCCTTAAAATTTTAAAGTCATCCCTTGATGATCTTTCCAAACCTCCTGTTTTTGGTAATTGGAAAATTATGTTAACAGATGGTTTGAAGGTTTACCTGATCAGTTTTGTTTACTGTCTCCCTGCTATCTTAATGATAATATATTTTATACAAGGTTCTTTTGACTACCTTGTAAATTATCTTTCAATGATGGGTATGGATCTAAACTACTTACTTACTGGTTTATTCGAGTCTAAAATTGGATTAATGTTTCTAAATTTCATGTCAGTTTTAGGTGAGTTCCCAATTATGATTCCGGAAGGATCAACAGCTCTTATTGGGATTCTGTATATGGTGGCAGTTGCACCCCTATTTTTCATGGCTCTGGTGCATATGGCAAACTACGATGGTGATTTAAAAACAGCATTCCGGTTCAATGAAATAATCAATGAAATTGGTGAGATAGGATGGGGCAAACTCATTTTCTGGTACGTTACAATGGTGATTATCTTTTTTGCCCTGCTTACATTGTTAAATCTGGTTAATTTCCTTTTTCCAGCTAACTTGGTTAGTTTTAACGTGTTCACAGTATTATACTCATTCCTTGTTGCTTATTTAGTTATGTTTTTTGCCAGATCATCGGCTTTACTCTACATTTCTGAATAA